A window of Campylobacter ureolyticus contains these coding sequences:
- the rarD gene encoding EamA family transporter RarD encodes MKTETNIGFVAGISTFVMWGLFPLYFKLLQNVSAVEILAHRIFWSFVFVFFFILFSKKISSLKKYILNKKVVLTLTISGIFVSLNWGIYIYAVNSNQILEASLGYFINPLMYIILGMIFFREIPSNLGKIAIFIVFLAILIQVISLGKLPFISLILPTLFALYGLIKKKLNIGSLEGLFIETFLLSILAFCYILIIQNNATGHFGFGKTGFLLALSGCVTVLPLITFNIAAVRLKFSTIGFLQYISPTMTTMLAIFLYKEDFSIYKLISFVLIWISIALVTIDSYKNKKEEK; translated from the coding sequence ATGAAAACAGAGACTAATATAGGTTTTGTTGCAGGAATTTCTACATTTGTTATGTGGGGTCTTTTTCCTTTATATTTCAAGCTTTTACAAAATGTAAGTGCAGTAGAAATTTTAGCCCATAGAATATTTTGGTCTTTTGTTTTTGTATTTTTTTTTATACTTTTTTCAAAGAAAATTAGCAGTTTAAAAAAATATATATTAAATAAAAAAGTAGTTCTAACACTAACTATTAGTGGAATTTTTGTTAGTCTTAACTGGGGAATTTACATATATGCAGTAAATTCTAATCAAATTTTAGAAGCAAGTTTAGGGTATTTCATCAACCCTTTAATGTATATAATCTTAGGTATGATTTTCTTTAGAGAAATTCCTTCAAATTTAGGAAAAATAGCAATTTTTATAGTATTTTTAGCTATTTTAATACAAGTAATATCCCTTGGAAAACTTCCTTTTATCTCACTTATTTTACCAACATTATTTGCCTTATATGGATTAATCAAAAAAAAATTAAATATTGGCTCACTTGAAGGACTTTTTATAGAGACATTTTTACTTTCAATTTTAGCATTTTGCTATATTTTAATAATACAAAATAATGCAACCGGACACTTTGGTTTTGGCAAAACTGGGTTTCTTTTAGCACTTTCAGGTTGCGTGACAGTTTTACCACTTATAACATTTAATATTGCCGCAGTAAGATTAAAATTTTCAACCATAGGCTTTTTACAATATATTTCACCAACAATGACAACAATGCTTGCTATTTTTTTATATAAAGAAGATTTTAGCATTTATAAACTAATAAGCTTTGTTTTAATATGGATAAGTATAGCTTTAGTTACAATTGATAGCTATAAAAATAAAAAAGAAGAAAAATAA